The following coding sequences are from one Triplophysa dalaica isolate WHDGS20190420 chromosome 12, ASM1584641v1, whole genome shotgun sequence window:
- the nr0b2a gene encoding nuclear receptor subfamily 0 group B member 2a: MDSECHWCGDYSKGQSNAILFNILSRPEPSAPNYGRVPHACRCETRRKVCLRTPDDTCRVASGVLVKTMQFMRSLPAFQQLPPKDQLSLLQNCWTPLFILGLAQDGVHFAIHDAPAASMLKQILLNRPEADKSEREQPTLGGVQTLKACLKKFRSLDLSPKEYAYLKGTIIFNPDVPGLKASLFVEGLQYEAQQALKEVLVPPHPEDTGRFARILLAASTLKVITPALITELFFRPVIGQADLLDLLMDMLFTR; encoded by the exons ATGGATTCTGAATGTCACTGGTGTGGCGACTACAGCAAAGGACAGTCCAACGCCATCCTCTTCAACATCCTCAGCCGCCCCGAACCGAGCGCGCCCAACTACGGCCGGGTTCCTCACGCCTGCCGCTGCGAGACGCGCAGGAAAGTGTGTTTGAGAACGCCGGATGACACGTGCCGGGTGGCGTCGGGCGTGCTGGTCAAGACCATGCAGTTCATGAGGAGTTTGCCTGCGTTTCAACAGCTGCCGCCCAAAGACCAGCTGTCTCTGCTGCAGAACTGCTGGACGCCGCTCTTCATTCTGGGTCTGGCTCAGGACGGGGTCCACTTCGCCATCCACGACGCTCCGGCAGCCAGCATGCTGAAACAGATTCTCCTCAACCGCCCAGAGGCGGATAAGTCGGAGCGCGAGCAGCCCACCCTGGGTGGCGTGCAAACTCTTAAAGCGTGTCTGAAGAAGTTCAGGAGTCTGGATTTGAGCCCTAAGGAGTACGCTTACTTAAAAGGCACCATAATATTCAATCCCG ATGTGCCGGGTCTGAAGGCGTCTCTGTTTGTGGAGGGTCTGCAGTATGAAGCTCAACAGGCACTGAAGGAGGTCTTGGTTCCTCCTCATCCAGAAGACACGGGCCGATTCGCCCGCATCCTCCTCGCCGCGTCCACGCTGAAGGTCATCACTCCAGCTCTCATCACAGAACTGTTCTTCAGGCCGGTCATCGGTCAGGCGGATCTTCTGGATCTCTTGATGGATATGCTGTTCACCAGGTAG
- the kdf1a gene encoding keratinocyte differentiation factor 1 — protein sequence MPGHSTGTHPKSHPHGSGRSRSDGCRQGRVYFGSTSQETHREAYSEQPRSTDGQFPRKSHPHYGNGRGSETLGFIPGSADSPPVNTQACGSCTSLGWSGCKSLLCCVLTCGLYGSRKPCLPANESSTDNPSKAEVELRKPNGLALSNPTCGLSPEDGKTRQLPSSGSFRYCDVHIAGKRVVEYPGTSDAAPRRTRTTAATTKGDGQRPISHSSIISREDLDLDDLDDGGTDIDSLITKKLLELYKLHQIEQLAKCTSDLSFSRKTNEISDLINSIAHDYNLEEQEAECRLVHGVIRISTRNKTFKGYKSKDYKTQEVNGRRDGTLPDSGNETMTFSFRDEPEVLMSDPTDSDVRARDMRGKHYYSSSATDSSGAPLLR from the exons ATGCCTGGCCACAGCACAGGAACTCATCCCAAGAGTCATCCTCACGGCTCGGGCCGCTCTCGATCCGATGGCTGCAGGCAGGGCCGCGTGTACTTCGGCAGCACGAGTCAGGAGACACACCGAGAGGCGTACAGCGAGCAGCCGCGCAGCACAGATGGGCAGTTTCCCCGCAAGAGTCATCCTCACTACGGTAACGGACGAGGATCGGAAACGCTGGGCTTCATCCCGGGCTCGGCGGACTCTCCTCCGGTCAATACTCAGGCCTGCGGCTCGTGCACGTCGCTCGGCTGGAGCGGCTGTAAATCTCTACTGTGTTGCGTCCTCACCTGCGGCCTCTATGGCTCTCGCAAACCCTGCCTGCCGGCCAACGAGAGCTCCACGGATAACCCTTCCAAAGCTGAGGTGGAGCTGAGGAAGCCCAACGGCTTGGCGCTGTCCAACCCAACGTGCGGCCTGAGTCCGGAAGATGGCAAAACCAGGCAGTTGCCCAGCTCCGGCAGCTTCAGGTACTGCGACGTCCACATCGCCGGCAAGAGGGTGGTGGAATACCCCGGGACCTCTGACGCGGCCCCGCGCCGGACCAGGACGACGGCGGCGACGACGAAGGGAGACGGCCAGCGGCCCATTAGCCACAGCAGCATCATCTCCCGGGAAGATTTGGATCTGGATGACCTGGATGACGGCGGGACGGACATCGACTCGCTCATCACCAAAAAGCTCCTGGAACTTTATAAACTGCACCAGATCGAGCAGCTGGCCAAATGCACGTCCGACTTGTCATTCTCGCGGAAGACCAACGAGATCAGCGACCTGATCAACAGCATCGCACACGACTACAACCTGGAGGAGCAGGAGGCCGAGTGTCGCCTGGTGCACGGCGTCATCCGCATCAGCACCCGAAATAAAACCTTCAAAGGTTACAAAAGCAAAGACTATAAAACGCAAGAGGTGAACGGGCGGAGGGACGGAACGCTGCCTGACAGCGGGAACGAGACCATGACCTTCAGCTTTCGTGATG AACCTGAGGTACTGATGTCCGATCCGACAGACTCAGACGTGCGAGCCCGGGACATGAGAGGGAAAC ATTACTACTCCAGCTCGGCTACAGATTCATCAGGTGCTCCGCTGTTACGCTAG
- the tpbgl gene encoding trophoblast glycoprotein-like: MCRIMIVNVWRMPPLTLVCLMLCVSACVAALCPPRCECSETQRKVSCASAGLSRIPAAIPRDATRLSITGNSIQRLEQSAFNALQNVTHLNLSSNGIMELGSHAFSSLQTLRSLILNDNLLVLIHPEAFSVPGSPLQELSLRSSLHNYTSLTDLITALRWGQLTSLQRLDLSANHLVLLPPAMFSPLPNLQHLHLSENSLSAVHNSTFSGVERLLELDLTRNAMRHLSGEGLRELERLPRVRLLLSQNPYVCTCDTEEFVSWLNSSRVRVGDVEKLFCAFPAALRQFSLQTLSAQALGCHVNPVGKEVIHLTLQTSYVFLGLVLGFVGMVFLFVVYLNRKGIKKWMSEFYEACRDVLESYQYRYEIDSDPRLQQVSQDQAQADTRVGRVPSAVRPEQIPSDVTL, translated from the exons ATGTGCCGGATTATGATTGTAAATGTTTGGAGAATGCCGCCGCTGACGCTCGTCTGCTTGATGCTGTGCGTCTCCGCGTGCGTCGCGGCGTTGTGCCCGCCGCGCTGCGAGTGTTCGGAGACGCAACGCAAGGTGAGTTGCGCGTCCGCTGGACTCTCCCGTATACCTGCCGCGATACCGCGCGACGCCACGCGCCTGAGCATCACCGGAAACTCCATTCAGCGACTCGAGCAGAGCGCGTTTAACGCGCTGCAGAATGTCACTCACCTGAACCTGAGCAGTAACGG AATTATGGAGCTGGGCTCGCACGCGTTCTCGTCTCTGCAGACGCTGCGTTCTCTGATCCTGAACGACAACCTTCTGGTTCTGATCCATCCCGAAGCGTTCTCCGTTCCCGGAAGTCCTCTGCAGGAGCTCAGCCTCAGATCTTCTCTCCATAACTACACGTCCCTGACGGACCTCATCACTGCCCTGCGCTGGGGTCAGCTCACAAGCCTGCAGCGTCTCGACCTGTCAGCCAATCACCTCGTCCTTCTGCCTCCCGCCATGTTTTCCCCTCTGCCCAACCTGCAGCATCTCCACCTGAGCGAGAACTCTCTCTCGGCCGTGCACAACAGCACATTCTCCGGCGTGGAGCGGCTTCTGGAGCTGGACCTGACCCGAAACGCCATGCGGCATTTAAGTGGCGAGGGTCTGCGGGAGCTGGAGCGACTGCCTCGCGTCCGGCTGCTGTTGAGTCAGAACCCGTACGTGTGCACGTGTGACACGGAAGAGTTTGTGAGCTGGCTGAACTCTTCCAGGGTCAGGGTGGGTGATGTGGAGAAGCTGTTTTGCGCGTTCCCGGCGGCGCTGCGGCAATTCTCGCTGCAGACTCTGAGCGCTCAGGCCCTCGGGTGTCACGTCAATCCTGTGGGCAAAGAGGTCATCCACTTGACCCTTCAGACGTCTTACGTGTTCCTCGGACTCGTGCTGGGATTCGTGGGAATGGTCTTCCTCTTTGTGGTGTATCTTAACCGAAAGGGAATCAAGAAATGGATGTCAGAGTTTTATGAAGCCTGCAGAGACGTGCTGGAGAGTTATCAGTACCGCTATGAAATTGACTCTGATCCACGACTGCAACAGGTCTCACAGGATCAAGCTCAAGCTGACACGCGTGTGGGACGTGTGCCGTCTGCGGTCCGCCCTGAACAGATTCCGTCTGATGTGACGTTATAA
- the tmem222a gene encoding transmembrane protein 222a yields MADVNEIDTMKHFHGGFEKIDKEMSRYPYCIVWTPIPVLTWFLPFIGHMGICTSTGVIRDFAGPYFVSEDNMAFGKPTKYWRLDKKRVYSGGVNGWDVAVHEASEEYKSRMHNLCCDNCHSHVAMALNLMCYDNSSSWNMVKLCLLSFIYSKHVSFVGFLKTWLPFLMICGVMVTISLAVHLR; encoded by the exons ATGGCGGATGTCAACGAGATCGACACGATGAAACACTTTCATGGAGGTTTCGAGAAAATCGACAAAGAAATGAGTCGCTACCCCTACTGTATCGTGTGGACACCGATCCCGGTACTGAC GTGGTTTTTGCCCTTCATTGGACACATGGGCATCTGCACCTCTACGGGGGTCATCAGAGACTTCGCAGGGCCATACTTTGTATCA gAGGACAACATGGCCTTTGGAAAACCAACAAA ATACTGGAGGCTGGATAAGAAGCGTGTGTACAGTGGAGGGGTTAACGGCTGGGATGTAGCTGTGCATGAGGCGTCTGAAGAATACAAATCCAGAATG CACAATCTGTGTTGTGATAACTGTCACTCTCATGTAGCCATGGCTCTGAATCTCATGTGCTATGACAACAGCTCTTCGTGGAATATGGTCAAACTCTGTTTACTGTCCttcatttacagtaaacatGTCAG TTTTGTGGGGTTCCTGAAGACCTGGCTGCCGTTCCTGATGATCTGTGGGGTCATGGTGACCATCTCTCTCGCCGTTCACCTGCGATGA
- the wdtc1 gene encoding WD and tetratricopeptide repeats protein 1 isoform X1, whose protein sequence is MSARNVASDLMQRKIREHRSLDFQRHHHVTDPLIKRLGLEAELQGHTGCVNCLEWNEKGDLLASGSDDQHAIIWDPFRHKKLVTMHTGHAANIFSVKFLPHSGDRILITGAADTKVHVHDLEAKETIHMFSEHTNRVKRIATAPMWPNVFWSAAEDGIIRQYDLRENSKRSEVLIDLTEFCGQLVEAKCLAINPRDNNYLAVGANGPFVRLYDIRMIHNHRKSSSQSTSAGIHTFCDKRKSIPDDAGQYYVAGHLPVKLPDYNNRLRVLVATYVTFSPDGTELLVNMGGEQVYLFDLTFKQRPYTFLLPKKCHPSSDVQNGKTTNGMSNGIHLPASRLRLAQVSSNCTDLPPHLESIKQQANDAFARQQWTQAIQLYSLAIHKASHNAMLYGNRAAAYMKRKWDGDHYDALRDCLKALTLNPGHLKAHFRLARCLFELRYVAEALECLDDFKGKFPEQAHSSACDALDKDIKAALFSKTESAEDRKRDGSVRFHNFSRKESIPEDEIILRERSFDYKHRYCGHCNTTTDIKEANFFGSKGQYIVSGSDDGSFFIWEKETTNLVRILQGDESIVNCLQPHPSYCFLASSGIDPVVRLWNPRPETESENCRVVEDMEGAAQANQRRMNADPLEVMLLNMGYRITGLSSRGTDASDEDDSTDVLAHDGEGMNARSADVRRSFSQSFTNKTSRPLFPTVRCAPR, encoded by the exons ATGTCTGCACGCAACGTCGCCAGCGATCTTATGCAGAGGAAGATCAGG gagCACAGATCGCTGGATTTTCAGAGACATCATCATGTGACGGATCCCCTGATAAAGCGTCTGGGCCTGGAGGCGGAGCTACAG GGTCACACGGGGTGTGTCAACTGTCTGGAGTGGAATGAGAAGGGAGA TTTGCTGGCGTCTGGTTCAGATGATCAGCACGCCATCATCTGGGATCCCTTCCGACACAAAAAGCTTGTCACTATGCACACGGGACACGCGGCAAACATCTTCTCCGTCAAGTTTCTCCCTCACTCGGGCGACCGGATCTTGATCACGGGGGCTGCGGACACTAAGGTGCACGTCCACGACCTGGAGGCGAAGGAGACCATCCACATGTTCTCTGAGCACACCAACCGCGTCAAACGCATCGCTACGGCTCCCATGTGGCCCAACGTCTTCTGGAGCGCGGCAGAGGACGGGATCATTCG GCAGTATGACCTGCGAGAGAACAGCAAACGCTCCGAGGTTCTGATCGATTTGACAGAGTTTTGCGGGCAGCTGGTGGAAGCCAAATGTCTGGCCATCAACCCTCGTGACAACAACTATCTCGCTGTGGGTGCAAACGGGCCGTTCGTCCGGCTCTATGACATCAGAATGATCCACAATCACAG GAAGTCTTCGAGTCAGAGTACCTCGGCGGGCATTCACACGTTCTGTGACAAGCGGAAGTCCATACCAGACGACGCTGGGCAGTACTACGTGGCGG GTCACCTGCCCGTCAAGCTTCCAGACTATAACAACAGATTACGAGTTCTGGTGGCCACTTACGTGACGTTCAGCCCTGACGGCACTGAGCTCCTGGTCAACATGGGTGGAGAACAG gtGTATTTATTCGACCTGACGTTTAAACAGAGGCCGTACACGTTTCTCCTGCCCAAAAAGTGTCATCCTTCATCAG ATGTACAGAACGGGAAAACCACAAACGGCATGTCCAATGGAATTCACCTTCCTGCCAGCCGCCTGCGATTGGCTCAAGTGTCCAG taacTGCACTGATCTGCCGCCTCACCTGGAGAGCATCAAGCAGCAGGCGAATGATGCGTTCGCCCGCCAGCAGTGGACTCAAGCCATTCAGCTGTACAGCCTGGCCATCCACAAAGCCAGTCACAATGCCATGCTGTACGGAAACCGCGCCGCGGCATACATGAAACGCAAGTG GGACGGAGATCATTATGATGCCCTGCGAGACTGTCTGAAGGCTCTTACACTGAACCCCGGACATCTGAAAGCTCACTTCCGCTTAGCCCGATGCCTGTTTGAGCTCAGATACGTGGCCGAGGCTCTGGAGTGTCTAGACGACTTCAAGGGGAAGTTTCCAGAACAAGCACACAGCAGCGCGTGCGACGCCCTGGACAAGGACATCAAAGCTGCTCTCTTCTCCAAGACGGAGTCCG CCgaggacagaaagagagacggCTCCGTCCGCTTCCACAACTTCAGTCGGAAAGAGTCGATTCCTGAGGACGAGATCATTCTGAGAGAGCGAAGCTTTGACTACAAACACCGCTACTGCGGCCACTGCAACACCACCACTGATATTAAAGAAGCAAACTTCTTTGGAAG TAAAGGTCAGTATATCGTGAGCGGCTCTGACGATGGCTCGTTTTTCATCTGGGAGAAAGAAACAACGAACCTGGTACGGATCTTACAGGGAGACGAGTCCATCGTGAACTGCCTGCAGCCGCACCCCAGTTACTGTTTTCTGGCCAGCAGCGGAATCGACCCCGTGGTGCGACTGTGGAACCCCAGACCAGAG ACGGAGAGCGAGAACTGTCGTGTGGTGGAGGACATGGAGGGGGCGGCACAGGCCAACCAGAGACGCATGAACGCTGATCCGCTAGAGGTGATGCTGTTGAACATGGGTTACCGCATCACGGGTCTGAGCAGCAGAGGCACGGACGCGTCAGACGAGGACGACAGCACTGACG ttcTTGCACATGACGGTGAGGGAATGAACGCACGGAGTGCGGATGTTCGGAGAAGCTTCTCTCAGTCCTTCACAAATAAGACCTCCCGTCCGCTCTTTCCCACGGTGAGGTGCGCACCTCGGTGA
- the wdtc1 gene encoding WD and tetratricopeptide repeats protein 1 isoform X2 has translation MSARNVASDLMQRKIREHRSLDFQRHHHVTDPLIKRLGLEAELQGHTGCVNCLEWNEKGDLLASGSDDQHAIIWDPFRHKKLVTMHTGHAANIFSVKFLPHSGDRILITGAADTKVHVHDLEAKETIHMFSEHTNRVKRIATAPMWPNVFWSAAEDGIIRQYDLRENSKRSEVLIDLTEFCGQLVEAKCLAINPRDNNYLAVGANGPFVRLYDIRMIHNHRKSSSQSTSAGIHTFCDKRKSIPDDAGQYYVAGHLPVKLPDYNNRLRVLVATYVTFSPDGTELLVNMGGEQVYLFDLTFKQRPYTFLLPKKCHPSSDVQNGKTTNGMSNGIHLPASRLRLAQVSSNCTDLPPHLESIKQQANDAFARQQWTQAIQLYSLAIHKASHNAMLYGNRAAAYMKRKWDGDHYDALRDCLKALTLNPGHLKAHFRLARCLFELRYVAEALECLDDFKGKFPEQAHSSACDALDKDIKAALFSKTESAEDRKRDGSVRFHNFSRKESIPEDEIILRERSFDYKHRYCGHCNTTTDIKEANFFGSKGQYIVSGSDDGSFFIWEKETTNLVRILQGDESIVNCLQPHPSYCFLASSGIDPVVRLWNPRPETESENCRVVEDMEGAAQANQRRMNADPLEVMLLNMGYRITGLSSRGTDASDEDDSTDGQFLHMTVRE, from the exons ATGTCTGCACGCAACGTCGCCAGCGATCTTATGCAGAGGAAGATCAGG gagCACAGATCGCTGGATTTTCAGAGACATCATCATGTGACGGATCCCCTGATAAAGCGTCTGGGCCTGGAGGCGGAGCTACAG GGTCACACGGGGTGTGTCAACTGTCTGGAGTGGAATGAGAAGGGAGA TTTGCTGGCGTCTGGTTCAGATGATCAGCACGCCATCATCTGGGATCCCTTCCGACACAAAAAGCTTGTCACTATGCACACGGGACACGCGGCAAACATCTTCTCCGTCAAGTTTCTCCCTCACTCGGGCGACCGGATCTTGATCACGGGGGCTGCGGACACTAAGGTGCACGTCCACGACCTGGAGGCGAAGGAGACCATCCACATGTTCTCTGAGCACACCAACCGCGTCAAACGCATCGCTACGGCTCCCATGTGGCCCAACGTCTTCTGGAGCGCGGCAGAGGACGGGATCATTCG GCAGTATGACCTGCGAGAGAACAGCAAACGCTCCGAGGTTCTGATCGATTTGACAGAGTTTTGCGGGCAGCTGGTGGAAGCCAAATGTCTGGCCATCAACCCTCGTGACAACAACTATCTCGCTGTGGGTGCAAACGGGCCGTTCGTCCGGCTCTATGACATCAGAATGATCCACAATCACAG GAAGTCTTCGAGTCAGAGTACCTCGGCGGGCATTCACACGTTCTGTGACAAGCGGAAGTCCATACCAGACGACGCTGGGCAGTACTACGTGGCGG GTCACCTGCCCGTCAAGCTTCCAGACTATAACAACAGATTACGAGTTCTGGTGGCCACTTACGTGACGTTCAGCCCTGACGGCACTGAGCTCCTGGTCAACATGGGTGGAGAACAG gtGTATTTATTCGACCTGACGTTTAAACAGAGGCCGTACACGTTTCTCCTGCCCAAAAAGTGTCATCCTTCATCAG ATGTACAGAACGGGAAAACCACAAACGGCATGTCCAATGGAATTCACCTTCCTGCCAGCCGCCTGCGATTGGCTCAAGTGTCCAG taacTGCACTGATCTGCCGCCTCACCTGGAGAGCATCAAGCAGCAGGCGAATGATGCGTTCGCCCGCCAGCAGTGGACTCAAGCCATTCAGCTGTACAGCCTGGCCATCCACAAAGCCAGTCACAATGCCATGCTGTACGGAAACCGCGCCGCGGCATACATGAAACGCAAGTG GGACGGAGATCATTATGATGCCCTGCGAGACTGTCTGAAGGCTCTTACACTGAACCCCGGACATCTGAAAGCTCACTTCCGCTTAGCCCGATGCCTGTTTGAGCTCAGATACGTGGCCGAGGCTCTGGAGTGTCTAGACGACTTCAAGGGGAAGTTTCCAGAACAAGCACACAGCAGCGCGTGCGACGCCCTGGACAAGGACATCAAAGCTGCTCTCTTCTCCAAGACGGAGTCCG CCgaggacagaaagagagacggCTCCGTCCGCTTCCACAACTTCAGTCGGAAAGAGTCGATTCCTGAGGACGAGATCATTCTGAGAGAGCGAAGCTTTGACTACAAACACCGCTACTGCGGCCACTGCAACACCACCACTGATATTAAAGAAGCAAACTTCTTTGGAAG TAAAGGTCAGTATATCGTGAGCGGCTCTGACGATGGCTCGTTTTTCATCTGGGAGAAAGAAACAACGAACCTGGTACGGATCTTACAGGGAGACGAGTCCATCGTGAACTGCCTGCAGCCGCACCCCAGTTACTGTTTTCTGGCCAGCAGCGGAATCGACCCCGTGGTGCGACTGTGGAACCCCAGACCAGAG ACGGAGAGCGAGAACTGTCGTGTGGTGGAGGACATGGAGGGGGCGGCACAGGCCAACCAGAGACGCATGAACGCTGATCCGCTAGAGGTGATGCTGTTGAACATGGGTTACCGCATCACGGGTCTGAGCAGCAGAGGCACGGACGCGTCAGACGAGGACGACAGCACTGACGGTCAG ttcTTGCACATGACGGTGAGGGAATGA
- the wdtc1 gene encoding WD and tetratricopeptide repeats protein 1 isoform X3, translated as MSARNVASDLMQRKIREHRSLDFQRHHHVTDPLIKRLGLEAELQGHTGCVNCLEWNEKGDLLASGSDDQHAIIWDPFRHKKLVTMHTGHAANIFSVKFLPHSGDRILITGAADTKVHVHDLEAKETIHMFSEHTNRVKRIATAPMWPNVFWSAAEDGIIRQYDLRENSKRSEVLIDLTEFCGQLVEAKCLAINPRDNNYLAVGANGPFVRLYDIRMIHNHRKSSSQSTSAGIHTFCDKRKSIPDDAGQYYVAGHLPVKLPDYNNRLRVLVATYVTFSPDGTELLVNMGGEQVYLFDLTFKQRPYTFLLPKKCHPSSDVQNGKTTNGMSNGIHLPASRLRLAQVSSNCTDLPPHLESIKQQANDAFARQQWTQAIQLYSLAIHKASHNAMLYGNRAAAYMKRKWDGDHYDALRDCLKALTLNPGHLKAHFRLARCLFELRYVAEALECLDDFKGKFPEQAHSSACDALDKDIKAALFSKTESAEDRKRDGSVRFHNFSRKESIPEDEIILRERSFDYKHRYCGHCNTTTDIKEANFFGSKGQYIVSGSDDGSFFIWEKETTNLVRILQGDESIVNCLQPHPSYCFLASSGIDPVVRLWNPRPETESENCRVVEDMEGAAQANQRRMNADPLEVMLLNMGYRITGLSSRGTDASDEDDSTDGQVQCRSS; from the exons ATGTCTGCACGCAACGTCGCCAGCGATCTTATGCAGAGGAAGATCAGG gagCACAGATCGCTGGATTTTCAGAGACATCATCATGTGACGGATCCCCTGATAAAGCGTCTGGGCCTGGAGGCGGAGCTACAG GGTCACACGGGGTGTGTCAACTGTCTGGAGTGGAATGAGAAGGGAGA TTTGCTGGCGTCTGGTTCAGATGATCAGCACGCCATCATCTGGGATCCCTTCCGACACAAAAAGCTTGTCACTATGCACACGGGACACGCGGCAAACATCTTCTCCGTCAAGTTTCTCCCTCACTCGGGCGACCGGATCTTGATCACGGGGGCTGCGGACACTAAGGTGCACGTCCACGACCTGGAGGCGAAGGAGACCATCCACATGTTCTCTGAGCACACCAACCGCGTCAAACGCATCGCTACGGCTCCCATGTGGCCCAACGTCTTCTGGAGCGCGGCAGAGGACGGGATCATTCG GCAGTATGACCTGCGAGAGAACAGCAAACGCTCCGAGGTTCTGATCGATTTGACAGAGTTTTGCGGGCAGCTGGTGGAAGCCAAATGTCTGGCCATCAACCCTCGTGACAACAACTATCTCGCTGTGGGTGCAAACGGGCCGTTCGTCCGGCTCTATGACATCAGAATGATCCACAATCACAG GAAGTCTTCGAGTCAGAGTACCTCGGCGGGCATTCACACGTTCTGTGACAAGCGGAAGTCCATACCAGACGACGCTGGGCAGTACTACGTGGCGG GTCACCTGCCCGTCAAGCTTCCAGACTATAACAACAGATTACGAGTTCTGGTGGCCACTTACGTGACGTTCAGCCCTGACGGCACTGAGCTCCTGGTCAACATGGGTGGAGAACAG gtGTATTTATTCGACCTGACGTTTAAACAGAGGCCGTACACGTTTCTCCTGCCCAAAAAGTGTCATCCTTCATCAG ATGTACAGAACGGGAAAACCACAAACGGCATGTCCAATGGAATTCACCTTCCTGCCAGCCGCCTGCGATTGGCTCAAGTGTCCAG taacTGCACTGATCTGCCGCCTCACCTGGAGAGCATCAAGCAGCAGGCGAATGATGCGTTCGCCCGCCAGCAGTGGACTCAAGCCATTCAGCTGTACAGCCTGGCCATCCACAAAGCCAGTCACAATGCCATGCTGTACGGAAACCGCGCCGCGGCATACATGAAACGCAAGTG GGACGGAGATCATTATGATGCCCTGCGAGACTGTCTGAAGGCTCTTACACTGAACCCCGGACATCTGAAAGCTCACTTCCGCTTAGCCCGATGCCTGTTTGAGCTCAGATACGTGGCCGAGGCTCTGGAGTGTCTAGACGACTTCAAGGGGAAGTTTCCAGAACAAGCACACAGCAGCGCGTGCGACGCCCTGGACAAGGACATCAAAGCTGCTCTCTTCTCCAAGACGGAGTCCG CCgaggacagaaagagagacggCTCCGTCCGCTTCCACAACTTCAGTCGGAAAGAGTCGATTCCTGAGGACGAGATCATTCTGAGAGAGCGAAGCTTTGACTACAAACACCGCTACTGCGGCCACTGCAACACCACCACTGATATTAAAGAAGCAAACTTCTTTGGAAG TAAAGGTCAGTATATCGTGAGCGGCTCTGACGATGGCTCGTTTTTCATCTGGGAGAAAGAAACAACGAACCTGGTACGGATCTTACAGGGAGACGAGTCCATCGTGAACTGCCTGCAGCCGCACCCCAGTTACTGTTTTCTGGCCAGCAGCGGAATCGACCCCGTGGTGCGACTGTGGAACCCCAGACCAGAG ACGGAGAGCGAGAACTGTCGTGTGGTGGAGGACATGGAGGGGGCGGCACAGGCCAACCAGAGACGCATGAACGCTGATCCGCTAGAGGTGATGCTGTTGAACATGGGTTACCGCATCACGGGTCTGAGCAGCAGAGGCACGGACGCGTCAGACGAGGACGACAGCACTGACGGTCAGGTTCAGTGTCGCTCCAGCTAG